The genomic interval GAGTTTATTGTTAATGCTTTACTGTCAAATAAGAAATGAATGCATTTTGCGGATACAAATAATGTTGTGCCTAATACGATTAAATCAAACGTTTTGTTGAATTTAAGAGAAAGTAAAATGCCATTTGTTGCGAAAGTTATACTATAGAAAAAAGCATAACATAGTGTCGCTATCAAAAATGGAGCTATTTTGTTAATTTTTACCAACGAGCAAAATTCAACCGTAGCAGTTAATAGGAATGCACCAAAAAGTATAAAAAAACTTTCTGTAGAATATAAGATGCTAAATATTAATAAAAATACATATACAGCGCCTGACAAAGATCTCTTGAGGGTTTCATTCATTTTAAAGATCTTCTAGAAGCAATAGATAAAGGTTTTTTGCAGAACTTCCATATTGTGTAAAATCTTCTTCTTTTGCTTTTTCAAAATATTTTATGGCTGTAATATTCGTTGGGTAATTCCCTTCGTATTTCTTTTTTATAGCACTAAGACCATCAGTTTTAAAAGCAAGTATTTGACTTGTTTTTGCGAAAATGATGATGTTAGCAGGTAGCTCATGTGGTTTGTGTTGTTTGATTTGTCGAGATGAAAACAAGACAGAACCTTCTTCCGCAATAAGATTTTCACAACCTGAAAATAAAAATTTAGGAACACTAGCTTTTGCGTATGTTAGTTTATTTTCATCCAAGATGTTAAATAGATTGGACTCATAACAGAGGACTTCACTTTCGTACCAATCATTTTCTTCTAATATGTTTTCAAATTGGTCTTTAACTTCTTCTTGGTTTTCGCAATATAAAAATTTACCACCATTTTTTTTAAAATTATACATGAACTGCTCATCTATAGTCATGTTTTTTTCAGAAAAAGAATTTTCATTTTCTTTGTCATTATCTTCTTCTGAAGCCGGACTACTAGAACCAAAAAGTTTACTGAAAATACTCATATTATAAAAAGGGGCTTTATTTGTTATCTGAAAAACGTTCAAAGATAAAAAAATCTTAATTCAAAAGTGTTTTTTGAATTAAGATTTTAAAATTATTTATAAATAAAGTCTTTATTAAGACACTACTTCCCCTAGATTTTTGTCAAAAGTTCTTTTTCCAAATATTGTTTCTAAGTCATCTTTGAAAATCACTTC from Flavobacterium ovatum carries:
- a CDS encoding lactate utilization protein B/C; translated protein: MSIFSKLFGSSSPASEEDNDKENENSFSEKNMTIDEQFMYNFKKNGGKFLYCENQEEVKDQFENILEENDWYESEVLCYESNLFNILDENKLTYAKASVPKFLFSGCENLIAEEGSVLFSSRQIKQHKPHELPANIIIFAKTSQILAFKTDGLSAIKKKYEGNYPTNITAIKYFEKAKEEDFTQYGSSAKNLYLLLLEDL